The Natronoglycomyces albus genome has a segment encoding these proteins:
- a CDS encoding NADH-quinone oxidoreductase subunit J family protein: MTIADILLIAFGLIAIGAALAVVTTSRIVRAGLWLAVSFAGVAASVLVMTAELLAWVLVLIYVGAIVVLLLFATMLTQAPTDASAQMDRNRWPGVIIAAGVGLGLGAVFTGAIGWSRVDLAGVEPGSPAVLGEQIFAHWVLPFELLSLLLLSALIGSVMIATQGTRKRVD; this comes from the coding sequence GTGACCATAGCCGACATCCTGCTGATCGCCTTCGGCCTCATCGCCATCGGCGCCGCGCTGGCGGTCGTCACCACCAGCCGTATTGTGCGGGCCGGGTTGTGGCTGGCGGTGTCGTTCGCTGGCGTGGCCGCCTCGGTGTTGGTGATGACCGCCGAGTTGCTCGCCTGGGTGTTGGTGCTGATCTATGTGGGCGCGATTGTGGTGCTGTTGTTGTTTGCCACGATGTTGACGCAGGCTCCGACGGACGCCTCGGCGCAGATGGACCGCAACCGTTGGCCGGGCGTGATCATCGCCGCCGGGGTCGGCCTGGGCCTAGGGGCGGTTTTCACCGGCGCGATTGGCTGGAGCCGGGTGGACTTGGCAGGTGTCGAGCCGGGCTCTCCGGCGGTGTTGGGTGAGCAGATCTTCGCCCACTGGGTGTTGCCGTTTGAACTGTTGTCCCTGTTGCTCCTGAGTGCCCTGATTGGTTCGGTGATGATCGCAACGCAGGGAACCCGTAAACGTGTTGACTAG
- a CDS encoding NADH-quinone oxidoreductase subunit I, translating into MSDMSFPGSGLLKGLATTAKTATRRAVTEQYPENKPDLPDRTRGVIALSIDNCTSCMLCARECPDWCIYIDSHKETVQEEGAARPRQVNVLDQFDIDFSLCMYCGICIDVCPFDALFWSPEFEYAEGDIRNLLHNKEGLNKWMDTVPEANLPAPKEDKAAPKRAAKKAANKPVAKTLEPEATDPAAKNTRPNQKTTEPSDASGQTDTPSAEDDQS; encoded by the coding sequence ATGAGTGACATGTCATTCCCGGGTTCCGGCCTGCTGAAAGGCTTGGCCACCACCGCAAAGACGGCCACGCGGCGAGCCGTCACGGAACAGTACCCAGAAAACAAGCCCGACCTACCCGATCGTACCCGCGGCGTCATCGCGCTCTCCATCGACAACTGCACCTCCTGCATGCTGTGCGCGCGCGAATGCCCCGACTGGTGCATCTACATCGACTCGCACAAGGAAACAGTGCAAGAGGAAGGCGCGGCACGCCCCCGCCAAGTCAACGTGCTCGACCAATTCGACATCGACTTCTCCCTGTGCATGTACTGCGGCATCTGCATTGACGTGTGCCCCTTCGACGCGCTGTTTTGGTCCCCTGAATTCGAATACGCCGAAGGCGACATCCGCAACCTCCTGCACAACAAAGAGGGCTTGAACAAGTGGATGGACACCGTCCCCGAAGCCAACCTGCCAGCGCCCAAAGAAGACAAAGCCGCGCCCAAACGCGCCGCCAAGAAAGCCGCGAACAAGCCTGTGGCCAAGACTCTCGAACCCGAAGCCACCGACCCAGCGGCCAAGAACACTCGCCCCAACCAGAAAACAACCGAACCAAGCGATGCCTCAGGCCAAACTGACACGCCCAGCGCGGAGGACGACCAGTCGTGA
- a CDS encoding DUF885 domain-containing protein, with amino-acid sequence MTTPIFALADEYIRTRAEVDPAFGHMVGIEGDYGVATDYSPDGIAARHEHQVSFLRRLEAMEPTGSDDELAKLHMRERLEASTQLHETGDWKRILRVPYGLIQNMCTYVDLAPRKSEDDWAHLLERIKAIPGTVSGMRATLEVGRADGTTVARLQVLKGAEQARLNANKRVFDQHAEAYGDGPLRPELERAAQEAYAAFEELANYLQREYAPDAREADGVGADLYKAHARQMLGADLDPQEAYEWGWAELYRIEEEMATEASKILPGKSLDEVIAHLDSTNLIDTPEEYLAWLTAEHQWALDELNGVHFDIDERLMSVDVQLVHGSSAGSPYYTGPSEDLSRKGRTWWPVGPREKFAKWGEYTTVYHEGVPGHHLQIGQTKVVGDKLSRFAKSSGSLSGYGEGWALYAERLADELGWFERAEGARLGQLKASAMRAARVVIDIGTHLDLPLPAQEAKRHGAKWNFDVALDVLQQRGRIAGHRAEAEIVRYFGWPSQAICYKMGERAWLAAREDAKSRDGASFNLKDWHTKALNLGPIGLDNLRRILKERA; translated from the coding sequence ATGACCACACCCATTTTTGCACTTGCCGATGAATACATCCGCACCCGCGCCGAAGTCGACCCCGCCTTCGGTCATATGGTCGGCATCGAAGGCGACTATGGTGTCGCCACCGACTACAGTCCCGACGGGATAGCGGCACGCCACGAACACCAGGTGAGTTTCCTGCGCCGCCTCGAGGCGATGGAGCCGACTGGCTCGGACGATGAGCTAGCCAAACTGCACATGAGGGAGCGGCTGGAGGCGAGCACCCAGCTGCACGAAACTGGCGACTGGAAGCGCATCCTGCGCGTGCCCTATGGCCTGATCCAAAACATGTGCACGTACGTTGACCTAGCCCCGCGCAAGAGCGAGGACGACTGGGCTCACCTGCTGGAGCGCATCAAGGCCATCCCGGGCACGGTATCCGGTATGCGGGCCACCCTTGAAGTGGGCCGAGCCGACGGCACGACCGTGGCTCGCCTCCAGGTTCTCAAGGGAGCCGAACAGGCCCGTCTCAACGCCAACAAGCGCGTCTTCGACCAGCACGCTGAAGCTTACGGCGACGGCCCGTTGCGCCCCGAGCTAGAAAGGGCCGCTCAGGAGGCCTACGCGGCGTTTGAGGAACTGGCCAACTATCTGCAGCGCGAATACGCTCCTGACGCCCGTGAAGCCGACGGGGTGGGCGCTGACTTGTACAAAGCCCACGCTCGCCAGATGCTCGGTGCCGATCTCGACCCGCAAGAAGCCTACGAGTGGGGCTGGGCCGAGCTGTATCGCATCGAGGAGGAAATGGCCACCGAAGCCTCCAAAATCCTCCCCGGCAAGTCCCTCGACGAGGTCATCGCGCACCTGGACTCGACCAACCTCATCGACACTCCCGAGGAATACCTCGCGTGGCTCACCGCCGAACACCAGTGGGCGCTCGATGAGCTCAACGGAGTGCACTTCGACATCGACGAGCGATTGATGAGCGTGGACGTGCAGCTTGTGCATGGTTCCTCGGCCGGGTCGCCCTATTACACCGGCCCCAGTGAGGACCTATCGCGCAAGGGCCGCACCTGGTGGCCCGTTGGTCCGCGCGAGAAGTTCGCCAAGTGGGGCGAGTACACGACCGTCTACCACGAGGGCGTGCCCGGACACCACTTGCAGATCGGGCAGACCAAGGTCGTGGGCGACAAGCTCAGCCGTTTCGCGAAGTCCAGCGGCAGCCTGTCGGGTTATGGCGAGGGCTGGGCGTTGTACGCCGAGCGGCTTGCTGACGAGCTGGGCTGGTTCGAACGAGCCGAAGGAGCGCGCCTGGGGCAACTGAAGGCCTCAGCTATGCGCGCCGCCCGAGTCGTCATCGACATCGGAACCCACCTTGACTTGCCGCTTCCCGCGCAGGAGGCGAAGCGTCACGGCGCGAAGTGGAACTTCGACGTCGCGCTCGATGTTTTGCAACAGCGTGGCCGCATCGCCGGGCACCGAGCCGAAGCCGAGATCGTGCGCTACTTCGGTTGGCCCTCCCAGGCCATCTGCTACAAGATGGGCGAACGGGCCTGGCTGGCCGCGCGCGAAGATGCCAAGAGCCGCGACGGGGCTTCCTTCAACCTGAAGGACTGGCACACCAAAGCACTCAACCTGGGCCCCATCGGCCTGGACAACTTGCGCAGGATTCTCAAGGAACGCGCCTAG
- a CDS encoding CHAD domain-containing protein, translating to MSAPSIAAPTEASHSQKAGDLVLQYMSHNIDMLNGALARAQRAEAGSVGQTRESTRRILTATEGFGHLFTGMPEADPQMHQLIDSLRRAHHLESLQEYFADRFDQLGLLEPEYPSWYARLGEQTKLAYLEVERLATQTWVARMIARIRYYTEHPHLTKEGNQPAATLAAVLTAARMRLMDSYRRLNAAADVDLARDQTRQIARRARYLAEATQPTLAWAARDIIIPAGQMQHLLGQYRNAIAARNWLLRLPGADRAKSLTISLAQLEREHQRQLAAEIDAVAKEIFERW from the coding sequence ATGTCAGCGCCTTCCATCGCCGCACCGACTGAGGCTTCGCACTCCCAAAAAGCCGGGGATCTGGTGCTGCAATACATGAGTCACAACATCGACATGCTCAACGGCGCTCTGGCGCGGGCTCAGCGGGCCGAAGCGGGCTCAGTGGGGCAAACTCGTGAGTCCACTCGTCGCATCCTCACCGCCACCGAAGGTTTCGGCCATCTTTTCACGGGAATGCCCGAAGCCGACCCGCAAATGCATCAGCTCATCGACTCGCTGCGGCGGGCCCACCATTTGGAAAGTTTGCAGGAGTATTTTGCCGACCGGTTCGACCAGCTGGGGTTGCTGGAACCGGAGTACCCAAGCTGGTATGCGCGGCTAGGAGAACAGACAAAGCTGGCGTATTTGGAAGTGGAGCGTCTGGCGACGCAGACGTGGGTGGCGAGGATGATCGCCCGCATCCGTTACTACACCGAGCACCCGCACTTGACCAAGGAGGGCAATCAGCCAGCCGCGACCTTGGCGGCCGTGTTGACGGCGGCGCGGATGCGACTGATGGATTCCTATCGGCGTCTCAACGCCGCTGCGGATGTTGATTTGGCCCGCGATCAAACTCGACAGATTGCGCGCCGGGCCCGGTACTTGGCCGAGGCCACGCAACCGACCTTGGCGTGGGCTGCCCGCGACATCATCATTCCCGCCGGGCAGATGCAACATTTGCTGGGGCAATATCGCAATGCGATTGCCGCCCGCAATTGGCTGTTGAGGCTGCCGGGGGCTGACCGGGCCAAGTCGTTGACGATCTCGCTGGCGCAGCTGGAACGCGAACATCAGCGGCAACTGGCCGCTGAGATCGACGCGGTCGCCAAAGAGATCTTCGAACGTTGGTGA
- a CDS encoding peroxiredoxin, translated as MRTGDIAPDFTLPDEKGEDRTLSELVSSGPVVLFFYPVAMSGGCTVEACHFRDLSVDFANVGARPVGISTDPVDKQYQFADKNTLGYPLLSDEDGEVAELFDVRRSFGPLPTRRWTFVIDTDRTVIEVIKSEMRMSVHADRALEVLRERAQGEGTS; from the coding sequence ATGCGAACCGGAGATATCGCCCCCGATTTCACTTTGCCCGACGAGAAAGGAGAGGATCGAACCCTGTCCGAGCTGGTCAGCTCGGGGCCCGTCGTGTTGTTCTTCTATCCCGTCGCCATGAGTGGGGGATGCACCGTCGAAGCGTGCCACTTCCGCGACTTGTCTGTGGACTTCGCGAACGTGGGCGCCCGACCCGTCGGCATCAGCACCGACCCGGTCGACAAGCAATATCAGTTTGCCGACAAGAACACGCTGGGCTATCCGCTGCTTTCCGATGAGGATGGCGAGGTGGCCGAACTTTTTGACGTGCGTCGTTCATTCGGTCCGCTCCCTACTCGGCGCTGGACGTTCGTGATCGACACCGACCGGACAGTCATCGAAGTGATCAAGAGCGAGATGCGCATGAGCGTGCACGCCGACCGAGCCCTGGAAGTCCTGCGCGAACGCGCGCAGGGCGAGGGCACCTCATAG